A region from the bacterium genome encodes:
- a CDS encoding protein-glutamate O-methyltransferase CheR encodes MPSDGFDAFLSEVLPPIGLSPSAFRRRNIKRRIVRRMESAGIHEFHRYLDLVRRDPVELEALRSLLVVTISRFFRNANVFHILSREILPRLAEKSQPVAWSAGCASGEEPYSVRIAWEELSVEKPGLALFASDVDPVSLERAEAGSYPESSLRELPDAFRRRYFRREGNSYRICEAVRCSVRFRKLDLLRDPSPGRFDLILCRNAAFTYFSSEKRLAVVGTFSAALREGGYLVIGRTESLPLEAVDLFEPVFPEGRIYRLRRDR; translated from the coding sequence TTGCCATCGGACGGGTTCGATGCATTTCTCTCGGAGGTGCTCCCGCCGATCGGGTTGAGTCCGTCTGCGTTCCGGCGCCGGAACATCAAGAGGCGGATCGTCCGGAGGATGGAATCGGCCGGGATCCACGAGTTCCACCGCTATCTGGATCTGGTGCGGCGGGACCCGGTGGAACTGGAGGCGCTCCGGTCCCTCCTGGTCGTCACGATCTCACGGTTCTTCCGGAACGCAAACGTATTCCATATTCTGTCACGCGAGATCCTCCCGCGCCTGGCGGAGAAAAGCCAGCCGGTTGCCTGGTCCGCGGGTTGCGCCTCCGGGGAAGAGCCGTACTCGGTCCGCATCGCATGGGAGGAATTGTCGGTGGAAAAGCCCGGGCTTGCGTTGTTCGCCTCGGATGTCGACCCGGTTTCCCTGGAGCGCGCGGAGGCAGGATCGTATCCGGAAAGCAGCCTCCGGGAGCTTCCGGACGCATTTCGGAGAAGATATTTCCGGCGGGAGGGGAATTCGTACCGGATCTGCGAGGCCGTGAGGTGCTCCGTGCGGTTCCGAAAACTGGACCTGCTGCGCGATCCTTCCCCAGGCCGGTTTGACCTGATCCTGTGCCGCAACGCGGCGTTCACCTACTTCAGTTCTGAGAAGCGGCTGGCGGTTGTCGGGACGTTTTCGGCGGCGCTGCGGGAAGGAGGGTATCTCGTCATCGGCAGGACGGAGAGCCTTCCTCTGGAAGCGGTCGATCTCTT
- the hpt gene encoding hypoxanthine phosphoribosyltransferase, giving the protein MTEERDVLFTEETIRNRVRELALQISADYSHVDDLLLVGVLRGSFIFLADLSRLLTIPRSIDFIAVAAYGQTTTATGAVRLIMDLRTDVRGRHVLIVEDIVDTGYTLDYILSLLRPREPASLKTCTLLRKPARLKKRLRIDYLGFDIPDVWIVGYGLDFQDRDRTLPYIRTLPASPASSLP; this is encoded by the coding sequence ATGACGGAGGAAAGGGATGTCCTGTTCACCGAAGAGACGATCCGGAATCGCGTGAGGGAACTTGCGCTCCAGATCTCCGCGGATTATTCCCACGTTGACGATCTGCTCCTGGTCGGCGTTCTTCGGGGGAGTTTCATCTTCCTGGCCGATCTGTCCCGGCTCCTCACGATCCCCCGGAGCATCGACTTCATCGCAGTCGCCGCGTATGGCCAGACGACGACGGCGACGGGTGCGGTGCGGCTCATCATGGACCTGCGGACCGATGTCCGGGGGAGACACGTACTGATCGTCGAAGACATCGTCGACACCGGGTACACGCTCGACTACATCTTGTCCCTGCTGCGGCCGCGGGAACCGGCTTCCCTGAAAACCTGCACCTTGTTGCGGAAACCTGCTCGCCTGAAGAAGAGGCTTCGAATCGATTACCTGGGTTTCGATATTCCGGACGTCTGGATCGTCGGATACGGCCTGGACTTCCAGGATCGGGATCGGACCCTGCCGTATATCCGTACCCTTCCCGCTTCCCCGGCATCGAGCCTGCCGTGA
- the ade gene encoding adenine deaminase — protein MTLSQRVAIARGDELADLVLTNARLIDVLSGRIDLTEITIAGPLVVGVGGTYRGREAVDLEGCYVCPGFIDAHVHLESALVRPREYARAVVPRGVTTVITNPHEIANVLGIEGIRFMLEDATRAAMDALVMVPSCVPATPMATSGAALALADLQPLLEERRVIGLGEVMDFHGVVAGDARVLTEIDAFRGHPIDGHCPGLGGMALNAYLAAGITSDHESTEPGEAEEKLRRGMKIFIREGSAARNLEALLPVITPANERWLCFCTDDRQPPDLLEEGSIDHLIRQSIAWGIAPMTAIRMATLNPAEHFRLHDRGVVVPGRRADLVVFRDLAAPVPERVYQGGVLVARDGALVPSAGGREAMMELPPGVRNTVFLDWSRVDFRIPARGRRIRVIGAVTGQVITESLVMEPLVVDGWAVVDPERDLLKIAVIERHHSSGRMGLGFVKGIGLKRGAIASTVVHDHHNLIVIGTDDRSMESAARAVAEEGGGQAAALGDGVMALLPLPIAGLMSDEPIERVRDRMNSLIAAARALGSPLPDPFATMSFLGLEVIPSLKLTDLGLVDVNTMEIVPLFLPEGGTK, from the coding sequence ATGACCCTGTCACAACGTGTCGCCATTGCCCGCGGCGACGAGCTGGCCGATCTGGTGCTGACGAACGCCCGCCTCATCGACGTCCTTTCCGGAAGAATCGATCTGACCGAAATCACCATCGCCGGACCGCTGGTCGTCGGCGTCGGGGGTACATATCGGGGGCGGGAGGCGGTCGATCTCGAGGGTTGTTACGTCTGCCCCGGCTTTATAGACGCCCACGTCCACCTGGAAAGCGCCCTGGTGCGGCCTCGGGAGTATGCCCGGGCTGTCGTCCCCCGGGGGGTGACAACGGTCATCACGAACCCTCATGAAATCGCCAATGTCCTCGGCATCGAGGGAATACGCTTCATGCTGGAAGACGCAACGCGGGCCGCTATGGACGCCCTCGTGATGGTCCCCTCCTGCGTGCCCGCCACACCCATGGCGACCTCCGGCGCCGCCCTTGCGCTCGCCGATCTTCAGCCGCTCCTGGAGGAACGGCGCGTGATCGGCCTCGGGGAGGTCATGGACTTCCACGGGGTCGTCGCCGGCGATGCGCGGGTGCTCACGGAAATCGACGCCTTCCGGGGGCATCCCATCGACGGTCACTGCCCGGGCCTGGGCGGCATGGCCCTGAACGCCTACCTGGCCGCCGGGATCACCTCCGACCACGAGAGTACGGAGCCCGGAGAGGCCGAGGAGAAACTTCGCCGGGGGATGAAGATATTCATCCGGGAGGGGAGCGCCGCGCGCAACCTGGAGGCCCTGCTCCCGGTGATCACCCCGGCCAATGAACGCTGGCTGTGTTTCTGCACCGATGACCGTCAACCTCCGGACCTGCTGGAGGAAGGATCGATCGATCATTTGATCCGGCAATCCATCGCCTGGGGCATCGCCCCGATGACGGCCATCCGGATGGCTACGTTGAATCCTGCGGAACATTTCCGCCTTCACGACCGGGGTGTTGTCGTCCCCGGTCGACGCGCCGACCTGGTGGTCTTTCGCGACCTTGCCGCGCCCGTGCCCGAGAGGGTCTACCAGGGGGGTGTCCTGGTTGCGCGAGACGGAGCATTGGTTCCATCGGCGGGGGGGAGGGAAGCGATGATGGAACTTCCCCCGGGAGTCCGGAACACCGTTTTCCTGGATTGGTCGCGGGTGGACTTCCGCATCCCCGCCCGGGGGCGCCGGATCCGCGTCATCGGAGCCGTGACGGGGCAGGTGATTACCGAATCCCTCGTGATGGAGCCGCTCGTGGTGGATGGGTGGGCCGTCGTCGACCCGGAGAGAGACCTCCTGAAGATCGCGGTCATCGAGCGCCATCATTCCTCCGGGCGGATGGGGTTGGGTTTCGTGAAGGGGATCGGATTGAAGCGGGGGGCCATCGCGAGCACCGTGGTTCACGACCACCACAACCTGATCGTGATCGGGACCGACGACCGGTCCATGGAGTCCGCGGCGAGGGCCGTGGCGGAGGAGGGGGGAGGGCAGGCCGCAGCCCTTGGGGACGGAGTGATGGCTCTGCTTCCCCTTCCGATTGCCGGCCTGATGTCGGACGAGCCCATCGAGCGGGTGCGCGACCGGATGAACTCTCTCATTGCGGCTGCCAGGGCTCTGGGCTCGCCGTTGCCAGATCCTTTCGCGACCATGAGTTTCCTGGGGCTGGAGGTCATCCCGTCCCTCAAATTGACCGACCTTGGCCTGGTGGACGTAAACACGATGGAGATCGTTCCGCTTTTTCTGCCCGAGGGAGGGACGAAATGA
- a CDS encoding adenosylcobalamin-dependent ribonucleoside-diphosphate reductase, translating into MARQAKPYEEARKNAEAFFRGDSLRTEVFLSRYALRALDGNWLETTPDRMWDRVARTMARPEKDRAFWRREFRKLLEDFKFVPAGRILFGAQNPRAATLFNCYFIPVREDSVDGITRWINEASRTFSLGGGVGTNIDVLRPRGALVRTAGVESSGSASFMEVFSTVTGVMGGSRGRRGALMITTRVDHPDILEFITAKGDPERRQVRNANLSVRITDIFMRTLREEGEMRLWFTTPHERIEGAVPAHRIWQTLVESAWASAEPGVLFWDTVQRESTTQYNGMEVQGVNVCGEIPMEPYGACNLGSVNLAAFVRNPFTERADLDWNGLSEAVRHAVRFLDNVIDVGAPRHALRDQRRASVRSRRVGLGILGMADCLASLNLVYGSGPSLSVLDRLMGAIKEAAYEESIRLAEEKGPFPAFDPVRQLESPYIQRLPEPIRNGIRAKGLRNCALLAVAPTGSISCLAGTSSGIEPIFSLSYLRHVAGQAYKVEHPLCARYRDRHGPSAPLPETFATARRIDPDVRVRLQALVQQHVDQSISSTVNLPPETPLSAVDHLYRKAWESGCKGITVFREGTRAPVLEVAGREGVYRAEAGAPLGVCTFCEVPVPKGAA; encoded by the coding sequence ATGGCTCGCCAGGCGAAACCTTACGAAGAAGCGCGGAAAAACGCGGAAGCCTTCTTCCGGGGAGACAGCCTCCGGACCGAGGTGTTCCTTTCCCGTTATGCGCTGCGGGCGCTGGACGGCAACTGGCTGGAGACGACACCGGACCGGATGTGGGACCGGGTGGCAAGGACGATGGCACGCCCGGAAAAAGACCGTGCGTTCTGGCGCCGTGAGTTCCGCAAGCTGCTGGAGGATTTCAAGTTCGTTCCCGCCGGCCGGATCCTTTTCGGCGCGCAAAACCCGAGGGCGGCCACCCTCTTCAACTGCTACTTCATCCCGGTGCGGGAAGACTCCGTCGACGGGATCACCCGGTGGATCAACGAGGCCTCCAGGACCTTCTCCCTTGGAGGGGGGGTGGGCACGAACATCGACGTGCTGCGCCCCCGGGGGGCGCTCGTGCGGACCGCCGGCGTGGAAAGTTCCGGCTCCGCGAGCTTCATGGAAGTCTTCTCGACGGTCACCGGCGTCATGGGAGGCTCCCGGGGACGGCGCGGGGCACTGATGATCACGACCCGGGTCGACCATCCCGACATCCTGGAGTTCATCACCGCAAAGGGCGATCCCGAACGGCGGCAGGTCCGAAACGCCAACCTCTCGGTCCGGATCACCGACATCTTCATGCGGACGCTCCGGGAGGAAGGAGAGATGCGTCTGTGGTTTACGACCCCGCACGAGCGGATCGAGGGGGCGGTCCCGGCCCACCGGATATGGCAGACGCTGGTCGAGTCCGCGTGGGCCTCGGCGGAGCCGGGAGTCCTGTTCTGGGATACGGTGCAGCGGGAGTCCACCACACAGTACAACGGCATGGAGGTCCAGGGGGTGAACGTCTGCGGGGAGATCCCCATGGAGCCATACGGAGCCTGCAACCTGGGGAGCGTCAACTTGGCGGCTTTCGTCAGGAACCCGTTCACCGAACGGGCGGACCTGGACTGGAACGGGCTTTCCGAGGCGGTGCGGCATGCTGTCCGCTTCCTGGACAACGTCATCGACGTCGGAGCACCCCGGCATGCATTGAGAGACCAGCGCCGTGCGTCGGTGCGGTCCCGTCGGGTCGGGCTGGGCATCCTGGGAATGGCCGACTGCCTCGCATCCCTGAACCTGGTCTACGGTTCCGGGCCGTCCCTTTCGGTACTGGACCGCCTGATGGGCGCCATCAAGGAGGCGGCGTACGAGGAGAGCATCCGACTTGCGGAGGAAAAGGGGCCTTTTCCCGCCTTCGATCCGGTTCGGCAATTGGAAAGCCCATACATCCAGCGGCTGCCGGAACCGATCCGGAACGGGATCAGGGCGAAGGGGCTTCGCAACTGCGCCCTGCTGGCCGTGGCGCCTACGGGATCCATCTCGTGCCTGGCGGGCACCTCGAGCGGGATCGAGCCGATCTTTTCCCTTTCCTACCTGCGCCACGTGGCGGGCCAGGCATACAAGGTGGAGCACCCTCTCTGCGCGCGGTATCGGGATCGGCACGGACCGTCTGCCCCTCTTCCCGAGACTTTCGCCACCGCCCGCAGGATCGATCCCGACGTGCGGGTACGGCTCCAGGCGCTGGTGCAACAGCATGTGGACCAGAGCATCTCGTCGACGGTCAACCTGCCACCGGAGACGCCCTTGTCGGCAGTCGATCACCTGTACCGGAAAGCTTGGGAGTCCGGATGCAAGGGGATCACGGTGTTCCGGGAGGGAACCCGCGCGCCCGTCCTTGAGGTTGCCGGACGGGAGGGGGTTTACCGCGCGGAAGCGGGAGCCCCCCTGGGAGTGTGTACCTTCTGCGAGGTTCCTGTGCCGAAAGGGGCTGCTTGA
- a CDS encoding Mut7-C RNAse domain-containing protein, translating into MPEDTRFIVDVMLGKLATWMRLLGCDVEYFSRISDEDLVERAFRTGRVILTRDTELIRRRHARDNHFFVRGDGYRDQLRQVATSFSIEPLDRILTRCLRCNVPLSGIDKSAVRERVPPYTYETQHDFKTCDHCGRIYWRGTHRDEAVKQVMAIFGVHE; encoded by the coding sequence ATGCCCGAGGATACCCGATTCATCGTCGACGTGATGCTGGGGAAGCTGGCCACGTGGATGCGTCTCCTGGGCTGCGACGTCGAATATTTCTCCAGGATCTCAGACGAAGATCTCGTCGAAAGGGCGTTCCGAACCGGCCGGGTGATCCTCACACGCGACACGGAACTTATCCGACGCCGACACGCGCGGGACAACCATTTCTTCGTGCGGGGCGATGGCTACCGGGACCAACTCCGGCAAGTGGCGACGAGCTTTTCGATCGAACCGCTCGATCGGATCCTGACCCGCTGCCTGCGGTGCAACGTGCCCCTGAGCGGCATCGACAAGTCCGCGGTCAGGGAACGTGTCCCTCCCTACACCTACGAAACGCAACACGACTTCAAGACCTGCGATCACTGCGGCAGGATCTACTGGAGAGGCACACACCGGGACGAAGCGGTGAAACAGGTGATGGCGATTTTCGGGGTGCACGAATAA